In Anaerolineales bacterium, the DNA window TTCTTTTCCTCGTTCGTAGGTTTTATTTTTTTCCGTTCGCTTTGGACACCATCGTTAAAAGAAAAAAACGTAATAACGTATCGGTGCAGTGCCCGACGAAATGATTAACACCCATCGACTGAAAATGTTCCGCTTCAAAATGAGTGAGGCGGTTGAGATCACGAATTGATGCCCAACTCGACGAGTTCCGAAAGCGTGATCACTTCATAGCCGCGCGTGGCGAGTTCGGGAAGAATAACTTGTAAAGCTTCCACCGTGCGTTCCCCGCGCTTGCCGTAATCATGCAGTACGATGATCGACCCAGGTCTAGCTTTCCACAGCACGTAATTGGCCGATACCCACGCAGAACCGATTTGTGGATCGTAGGGATAGATCGAACCCAGGGCAATCCGGTAGCCGTGTTTATCCGCGATTTCGATCATCGCAGTACTGTAAAAACCCGATCCGGGCCGCATCCACACGGTTTCACCGAATACTGAAAGTGTTTCGTCGGCCTCCAGCAAACGCCGCTCGAATTCATCCTGCTCGAGTAGAATGCTGGGTTCGTCCATCATCATATGATTGCCGATCTCGTTCCCTGATTGAAGGATCTGCTGTACGACGTCTTCGTTGCCCGGAACACGACTGGCAATCAGAAAAAAGGTCGCGTGCGAATCGTATTGTGAAAGAACCTCAAGAATTTTTGGGGTTTGCTTTGCGTCCGGCCCGTCATCGATGGTCAAGGCGATCACCGGCTTACTCGTTTCGACAGAGTATAGAACGCCGCGCGTCTTGCCGTTCAAAGTCGAAAAGAGCCACTTGGGTTGCGTCAATACCACGACGACCAGACCACACAACACCATCACCGAGAGGATCACGAAAAAAAGCATCTTATGTCGCTTCATCTTCAGATTGGGTTTAATTCTACAACGTTCTTCGCCTCGCGCATGGCTACGAATCCGCCGGATCACTGTCTTCGACAAGCATTCGCCGCAGCACTTTGCCGACAAAGGATTTGGGGAGTTCCTCCCGGAATTCAATTTCCCAGGGAACCTCATAGGTTTCGAGCCGCTGCCGGCATAAATCGAGCAATTCTTCTTTCGACAGGCTCGTACCGGGCCTTGGCACGACGAATGCCTTCACTTTTTGTTCCGATTCACCTACCTGTATGCCAACGACGGCAGCCTCGAGGACTTTGCTGTTTTCGTAGAGCACTTCTTCGACGTCGCGCGGATAGACGCTGAATTTACCCGCCATGATCGTATCACGCTTGCGGCTGATGATGCTGAAAAAGCCGTCGCTGTCCATGACGGCGATATCTCCCGTCGCCAGCCAGCCATCCCGGATCACCTTGCTCGATTCCTCCTCATCCACACCACCTGTCGACCAGTAACCTTTCATAACTTGTGGACCTCGGACGTACAGTTCGCCGATCTTCCCCGCAGGCACATCTTCTCCGGTAACCAAATCCACGATTTTCGCATCCGTGTTGGGGATCGGAACGCCGATAGAACCGACTTTCTCGGATGGTTCGAATGGATTCGCATGCGTGACGGGCGCAGCTTCGGTAAGTCCATATCCCTCCACCAGGCGTCCTTTTGAAAGCTTCTCGAACTTTTCCTGAACCTCGATGGGCAGCGGCGCGGCTCCGCTGATGCAGGCTTTGATCGACGAAAGACCATATGAGCGGACTTTTTTGGCCTGGTTGATCGCCATGTAGATCGTCGGCACGCCCGGAAAGATCGTGGGGTGGTATTTTTTGATTTGCGCCAATACCTGATCGAGTTCGAAGACAATTAATAAAACGATCGAAGCGCCCATCGCAATCGGGATGTTCATCGCGCTCGTCATCCCGTAACTATGCGTGAGGGGGATCACCGAGAGGAAGATCTCCTCACCAGTGCGAAGATCCGGAATCCAATGCCGCGTTTGCAGTGCATTCGCCACCAGATTCGCGTGCGTGAGGCAAACCCCTTTTGGCTCGTCCGTCGTGCCGCTGGTGTAAATAATCGCCGCCATATCGTCTGGAGATACGTCCACCTGCGGTGCCTGGCGCGAGGCGTCCATCATCAAATTCGCCATCGTATACTCGTTCGAAGCCATGTCTTCCGCATCTGGCTCGAATCCTGCCTGTGACCAACGTGTCATCAAGTGGCGATACGTCCTTCCTGACACGGCTTTGCGGATGCTGGTGAAAATCACCTGAATGGGATACTGCGCCTGAATGGTAGAAGCCATGCCGGCGAAGTTCGCCAGCGTGACCAACACCTTCGATTCGGTTTCCTGGAGTTGATGCAGAATGGTCGTTGCATCGGCCTCAGGATTCGAAAGCACCACGACGCCACCTATTTTTAATATAGCGTAATAGGCGA includes these proteins:
- a CDS encoding alpha/beta fold hydrolase — its product is MKRKLRGIKRRAVQLDFNLYRTEVPIKGLSDSSLSVIDIWPEHARNTVVFIHGYAGCAETWEYQINYFSREYRVVVPDLRGHGQSDAPFTQYTMPELVEDIETIADKLSLAERFILVGHSFGGAICIEYAYAHPERLDKLVLIATAGEYPMPRIVSLASRIPTAAFRPFWRYRPRWNAEVHVMKRMMLNNMRKWSGWDQLEHIHTPTLILTGERDRYFPHRVYAGVAEKIPDARVVDIGGSKHKVQLERHQAVNRALERFFEEGEQKKRLTWRDQTLKPDGFQRPWLSSYGKHTPHTFPIPRRPLHLFLEASAAMLPKNTATIFYGSTLTYQQLDRRVNQFAHALHGLGVRPGDRVAVVLPNMPQLIIAYYAILKIGGVVVLSNPEADATTILHQLQETESKVLVTLANFAGMASTIQAQYPIQVIFTSIRKAVSGRTYRHLMTRWSQAGFEPDAEDMASNEYTMANLMMDASRQAPQVDVSPDDMAAIIYTSGTTDEPKGVCLTHANLVANALQTRHWIPDLRTGEEIFLSVIPLTHSYGMTSAMNIPIAMGASIVLLIVFELDQVLAQIKKYHPTIFPGVPTIYMAINQAKKVRSYGLSSIKACISGAAPLPIEVQEKFEKLSKGRLVEGYGLTEAAPVTHANPFEPSEKVGSIGVPIPNTDAKIVDLVTGEDVPAGKIGELYVRGPQVMKGYWSTGGVDEEESSKVIRDGWLATGDIAVMDSDGFFSIISRKRDTIMAGKFSVYPRDVEEVLYENSKVLEAAVVGIQVGESEQKVKAFVVPRPGTSLSKEELLDLCRQRLETYEVPWEIEFREELPKSFVGKVLRRMLVEDSDPADS
- a CDS encoding chitin deacetylase family protein; the protein is MLFFVILSVMVLCGLVVVVLTQPKWLFSTLNGKTRGVLYSVETSKPVIALTIDDGPDAKQTPKILEVLSQYDSHATFFLIASRVPGNEDVVQQILQSGNEIGNHMMMDEPSILLEQDEFERRLLEADETLSVFGETVWMRPGSGFYSTAMIEIADKHGYRIALGSIYPYDPQIGSAWVSANYVLWKARPGSIIVLHDYGKRGERTVEALQVILPELATRGYEVITLSELVELGINS